The DNA sequence GAAGAAACAAGCCTAGACAGTGTATGCGGGGAAGTGCGCAGCGGGCAGGTTCTGCAGGTCGCGGGCGAGGCAGAGGCGGCCCACCAGCCCCTCGAACAGCGACGCGGGCCGCTCCGGAGGCAGCAGCTCCGTGCCGCTGCGCTCCAGGCAGCACCACTCCGTGAAGCAGCACGCGCGGTACAGGTGGATAGGCTCCTGAAATTATTCAACATAGTACCAGTACCTACTTAGACAGAAATAGATGTTATATAGGtacgaaagaaaaagtgaccaaggcctccagtgcccagtATAGGTACTATACTAGTTAGTATACCTCCTATCCGAAACAACTGAAGTGATACCCGGATAGTGGGAGAGATGGCGCTGCCATCAAAATTGTTAGGAAACAGATCAAATCatcttatgaaaatattttgatttgtgtgttATTTTAggtatcttatacggagttacatatacctttggaaaaagtgaccaaggcctttGTTGGTGAAATTGTTAAGTTGTAGTTTTACCCCTTTTTGAACGCCAATAACCCGTAGGTACTAGGTAACCTTTAGTAGAGCTGTCTGTATGTAGACCACCTTTAACCGGTGGGTTCGAACTGCAaacataaaaccggccaagagcatgtcgggccatgctcaatATAGTTACCCATCCGTCACAATAGGCTGGTTTTTACTAACACTAAAACATACATTTGTGCAACAATTTTATTGTGCTTATTACCTTAGTTGCTTGATAAAGTTGAATGAATGTATAGGCATTCCCACTAACTCCATGGCAAATACTGTAGCCTTTCGTGGATAGCCCTCGTTCCCAGACGACCTTTCCGCACTGCAGTGCCGTTTTCATATATTTGTCGTCGCCGAAGATCTGAAAAATATGAACGAGTCAGTGCCACGGTATCGCAGAAATTACTCCAATATGCAGTACATGACATGACCtaattaatacctttaaatcgaatacttttaaacgagcaattcttgtatataggtatgtttatttatttaaatatttcggggatctcggaaacggctctatacctttaaacgagcaatttttgtatatatatttatttatatatatatttcgaggatctcggaaacggctctaatgattttGATGGAATttgttatatgggggttttcgggggcgaaaaatcgatctagctaggtcttatctctgagaaaacgcgcatttttgagtttatataTGTTATACTCAGTATAAGTTATACTGAGCCGAAGTGGATTGTCTTTAGTAATTTATTCACGTTTAATCGCTAATACCTATctggcgaccgagctttgctcggaaaacatataaaaactcaaaaatgcgcgttttctcagagactGTATAACATACAACCTACCGCAAGTATGATATAATACAGATTATTTTTCACTGATAATATTTTATCCATGATGGCGGCGATTAATGACGAGTCTATTTTTGTTTGTACACACGAATACCCCCCGTGCATTATATTATCTCAAAAACGCGCGGTTTTCTGTGTGCGACTGATATACACCAGACGGTTCTTATTGTTAATACATAGGTTTTAACACACCAGATGGCGCTGCCGTAGTTTAATCAAGTACCTGATGGGCTAATATTAGCAGAGGAACAAAACCAGGAGCTCCATGACACCATTGCACGAGGCGATCTCCCGAAGCACTCTTCAAAGATGAGGGGAAATTACCGCTTGGTAATTTTTGATTCACCAGCCAATCTAGAGTCGGTTTGATTAATGTTTGCATGTCATTGGCAGATATGTGTGCTTGGGCCTgtaacaaaacatttttaaagaaaaaaaaagtaccaTTATCTTAGTAGAATTCTTGAGATCCGAAGGGTCTGCTAGACCTCTATAGCTAAGGCCAAACGAtcacaaaagtaaaaaaaaatacttaatcgCCAATACAATCTGGGTTTATAAGTCCATTAttgcaaactatttatttacatttttttattctgaCCCTAATAACAAAGAGTTAAGATAGTAGCAAGGAGATGTGCAGTCTAAGCAAAATTTGTGCCTCTTGAGTGTAATCTAAATTAGAGCAAagataatttgaaatagaggcgtattgtcaaagtaaattatgttgccacagtaaatttactgccatctttcgacagaagattaaaactgttagaacgccatttgactttgatccttattctttcaccaATATGTgccaatttgttaaatgtcaataattaacgccatctagtcgAGACTAGGCCAAAGTTATGGTGCAATATTTTCGAGCCATGGCGCGCGACATACCTTTGACTTactctcgagtagatggcgttaatttttgacatttaacaaattgacacatacttatcagtgaaagaataaggatcaaagtcaaatggcgttctggTGCGTGTGGCcatataatttaccatgacagtaactctctatacactctattctctttgattaGAGTATATCTGCATATCCGTAAATAACGGAGTCATATACAGGGTacccggtaattagtggataaccttctaaccaccgacagagcaccttaggctggtccagaaaatgcacttataggtctagtaaaagtttcgtggttttagagataatcgaacttttctgtcttttttaatggctagctccaattaaaaaagacagaaaagttcgattatctcgaaaaccacgggtgctctgtcggtggttagaaggttatccactaattaccgggcaccctgtataatatagcGCCATCTACGTCAGCATTCAAATTCGTACAAATTTGCTAATAAGACACTTACCTGTAATAGAATATAAAGTATGCCAGCCACCCCATGAGCGCCCCCTAAATACACCTTGTCGTGCCACTGCCATAGGAGGGGACTGATGGACTTCACTTGCTGTGAATACTCCTTTCCAGATTTCAGAATGGCAATAATCACCTAAAGggataaaagatattatgtTAGCCTTTACTTAATTCGACAATTTGCTTCGATATACACGGATCAGCTCcaagagctgctagtgtatcaaaataaataataaaataaaacttaattaatGTCCAAAATACTGGACCTTTGAATTCAGGATTCCAACTGTTGAGCGCCAAGGAGGTTTGATTTGAAGTCACAACCTTTCATGTTTTTTGTAGAATTAAGGGTTAAaaatactaaatttaaatacatactaTGTTATTCCTTCAAGTAGCATCATAATTTTACAGTTGTTGGAATTATAATTTCTGACaactacttaattaaatttcaaataGATATGTATCATATGTAGTCCTGCTGCGGAAATGTCCCATATGAAGCGTTATGTTAGTTTATTGACACAAGCTTTTATCACCACATGTGTTTTGATTTCATAAGTATGACAATACCATACCATACGAGATTTAGACGACCTCTCTGGCCTAGTAGTAGTGGGTGGGTTACCCTGCTTATGAAACCAATGGCCCACGGATATTTGTTCTTTATTCCAGTGATAGGTGTTCtctttgtatttaagtatttataaatattaatatattgtatatatcattgtctaagtacccacaacacaagccttatttagCTTTCTGTGGGGTTTAagcaatttgtgtaataatgtcctataatatttatttatttgttatttatttttaagtaatttaCTACTAACatggcaagttaaataaaagcatgTAAAAATATTAGGAAGTCTTTCACAAAGATTCAGTATCGCTTGCCTTGCCCTGACAGGTAAATTTGTTAATATAAAGATACAAGCCAATTTCGTCCTTATAATAAGCAACAATGTGGTATCTTTTGCTTGAAAACCTCACAAATATACTTTACTAGGTATTATTGGGTCAATAAATTACCTTCTCAATGTAATGTGGAGGAATTATAGTTCTTTCATCTATATACTTATTTACAAACAGTAATGCATATAAGTAGCCACTTTTTCCATAGAGCAGCTCATCAGGAGAATCATTCAGCAGATACATTAAAGATACTAGTCTGGAAATAATACTTTACATCAATATGCaccaaatataaaatatatagtatTGTTGTAACATTGATAAGACAACTTGGGCATTCCATTTCtactttaagtaggtaagtacttaattatagtATAACTAATATGGTTTCCATACTTTAATTAGACAACTGTAAGTCTATAactctaaagcccttgctacacggtcgccgacaagccttctaaccgtctgaccttggtctgtccttggtcagttttggtcaaattttgttgtaaacaactgtctacacggtccgggacggaccaaggccacgcggtctgggggcttgtcggtgaccgtgtagcaagggcttaaggctgcttacagacgagcgacagtacgcgacacactgtcggcgacggtcgctgacgaccgcctgcgacggctatcggcgacggtcggtgatagctgtcgcggcgtcgctcttgtgtcacagcacgcagttgtcgatgtgtagttcaagagatagcacgtattttctttaaacaataatgcatcagcatcaaaatcgtcattactcattttgaaaaagaaaatacgtgctCTTTCTTGAACTACACATCGAAGACTGCGTGCTATGACACAAGAGCGACGCCGCGACAgctatcaccgaccgtcgccgaccgtcgccgacagtcgccgaccgtcgccgacagtcaccgaccgtcgccgacagtgtgtcgcgtactgtcgctcgtctgtaagcaGCCTAATTACCCTATATTGTACtaagtaatttattattataagagactgtttgtttctaaataaataaaataaaatatataataagcaTCATCATTTTCTGATAAGTTATGTATCAGTAATTTCAACTGCTTAGAAATTTTAGTAGAAGAAACCACATTATGTTACCAAAAGGTAAATGAAAACAATTAGGAGGATTTATATTGCAATCTCCAAATCAATTTATTAAACTTTCTGAGACCCAGACAcagttgttttgttttagaATTTGGAACATACACAAAATGTATCTGAGGCACATCAGGTCTCAGGAGGTAAAAAATTTATCACTATCATACCTTTGTCCTAAAGTTTTGTAGTCAGGCAAATCAGTAGTGTCTCGACCTAATTTGTATGATATTACAGTAGCTAAAGCAAGTGGGCCTGCATCACCACACAGAAATGATATTCTGCGACCCTTgagattattaatatttaaataaagaagAGCATTCTGAAAAACAGAACATTTAGAAAAAACCAGTTTATAATTCATATACATTTTTCAATAGAAAATACATATGCTAATAGCTATATTGGGCCGCTTACTCATTCAATGCATTATGCATAGTATTGGTATGTTCCTTACCCTTAGATTTTCAGTGTAAGTCTCCTTTTTATTTAAAGCAGACATAAGGTAGTAAAGTGCCAATCCTGCAGACCCAGTGTACACTGTGTTATCATAAAATATATCGCTCGCCAGCTCCGTAGTTAAAAAGTGAACTTTTGCATCAGTATATTTCTGCAGTTTTGTTTGTAACTTTGACGAAATCTGTAAACATTATTTCTATACTTAGGTAATAAACTTATTGTTTCTGTATCAGAcataatattagtaatttttataCTTACGGCATCTTGAGTTTCATTTAATACTGTAATTGCAGTTCCTTCAGAGtaatcattaaaattattttcaaaagttcctTTAGTAGCCATGTATGGGCAGGCAGCAGATTTCAATGAATTAACTTACAGGCTTAGACGGTGATGTAAATACAAACGAACAAGAACATAGTCAAGACAATACAAGAAGTAAAAATTgggtttgtgtttttatttatttttgatacaatgtcaaatttaaaaatgttttgtgaTTATTgtgattgaattgaattaactggatagggcatgagtggtggggaaatgaccgaacgggatagtcttatgtatctttcagtaggagtagcagcgaaagcgctattattgtttgtccttgtcacagtctcacattttttttattccccaccataaattagtatggataatggcgggcaacaaataaattcgaccaatcatagtgtcgcattgcctatgttttgtccctcacggggcacgcgtataccacttctataggaccCTACCTTCTATGGATTGAATTGATTGAAATGTTGACAGTTtggttaagggctccacagactcGTGCACAGACTACTGCGATTTATCAACacaacagagggcctaccgcgaaccacgttcgacgtgctgtctctctgtcgcacttgtaaattcgtacgtaagtgtgacagggaggaaacacgtcgaacgtggttcgcggtaggccctcagagttGAGTTTGACTTTGGCCATGCTTTGGCCAACTTCGGCCCCTAAACAGTCGATCAAGTCGTCCGTTCCCATTACAAATTTCACTGTTGCATTTGGCAGCAATGTTTTcttattgtttttaatacagttttttttatttttttttatcattatacGTATCTGTGGTTTATGATACGAACGAAGTGaagtttgatattttgatgACTTCCCGCTGTCAGTATTTACCGTAGGTGGAAAGCGCGCATGTCCTACAATTTTCGGCCATATTGTTATGACGCATACAAGATCATAGGTCTCCGCCAGTGACGAGTCTTCTCGCAGTTGACGTGGCTACTACGTACCATCCCGTTCGCCCACTCCGGACGCAGCATAGACGGTGACGAGGAATACGTAACTGGTGAGTGCTTATAATGAAGACAGAACTTGCTACCTGTCAcggtctaaaattttggttaGCAAATATGGATATAATCCACAATAAAAGATCACATGCAACCTTCTGTATGAATCCCCGAAACATGTTAAATACGTCGCGTTCCTTCATGCTAATAGACGCAATAGGGAAAATTTCGCAACTATGACGCGACGAGTCCGTTTTAGGATATCGCTATAGACAGTCTTATAAGAACCAGACTGCAACGATTGATTATAAGAATATTGTGTGTACACAAGACCAAGCAAGGGATACACAGAAAGTTGACCTTGAATATTTTAGGTGGCCTTTGTTGGCATGGAGGGAATGGTGGAGGAGAACGGAACTTCTGGCGGCGCTGGTGGAGCAGATCCGCTGGCGAGCGgagcgggcgcggcggcggggccCGCGCCGCACGTCGTTGCCGTCACCACCATGCAGGCGCCCGCACAGGTTTGTTGATATCACTCATTCTGTTTAtcataaacataaatataccCATCTATGTTTGTTTTACGCAATACTTTTTTATTATAGAAAGTAATATTACTAAGAGTTATTACTAATTGTGATTGTTAAATTTACAGGTGCAATCGGTGATACAAGCAAATCAACAATCCGTGATCCAGACAGCTTCTAATATTCAATCTGTCCAGTTACCAAAAGGAAATGTTATTCTTGTCAGCAAACCAAGCTCAGTCATCCACACAACACAGGGAACTCTGCAAACATTGCaggtaatatttttgtttttaacctTTGTTCCATTCTAGAATGTTATGGTTCTAAAGTATTTCCAAGTGACCTAATACTTTGTtattctttgtttttatttcttttatttctatttttttgttttctattttggGTTTGGTTTGAATTAGTGTTATTGTATACATTTGTTTACAGATTAAACCTGAGCCAAATACATTATTGAACTCTCAGGGGCAATCCTGCAGTGATGACAGCTGTAGTGATGATGACAGTCCAAAAAGAAAGTATCGGGAAATGCTGACTCGGCGGCCATCATACCGGAAAATATTGAATGATCTGGGTGGAGCAGAGATAGCTGGTGAGTCACACAAATATGCTGATTCAATTTCCTTCTAGATGCTGTGGTATGTTTGCATAATTATATGgacattttcctttttttattatgtgtttTGTAGAACAAATGTGTCgattaacttcaaactcgggtaaatccatttGACCCTCAGCCAATTACCTTTACCAGGTATTTTACCTTTTcttaatacagtcagcagcagaagttgctaagcgggcgcggtgttcaaaatgatcttgacgcgactttattgttaagagaataagagtgtgtcaaggtaattttgaacacctcacccggttagcaacttttgctgctgactataccaAAATCGCATAATCGGACAGATGGATTCACctgagtttgaagttaagcgacccAAGTATAAAGATTGTGCTTTTTAAGTCAGTTAAGGTACATTTTTCGTAGCAGTTTTATAAAACATTGGGTTATGgtgaaacttatttttaaaatccagTATACAGGTGATTGTGAAGAAAAGAAACTGAATTAAAATATCATACTACTCCAAGAAAAAAAATCTCTATATTATTGTCCAAGTAAACAATGGATaaagaaaattgaaaacaaaCTGCATTCTCAAGCATATAAAGCCTGCTAACATTACAGACAATCGCATGGGGTCTAGACCAGGATGCGAGAATGAAGTGCTGTCATCCCCTTTATCATTTGCGCCAGGTCAGTTAAATGTTCTGCTGCTGACTCAGTTTGTGTGCGACTTGTGTCACTAACCAGGTTCAATCATGAAATCATCTTGTCCCTGTGTGGTTGTCACCACCTGGCGTCATCACTCTATGTTCCTTCACCACACATTGGTTATTAACTATTAATTTACAACATTGCTCATATAATTCTAATTGTCCGTTTTTATTGCATAGTCTAGTAGTAACAAGGGCTTTGGGCTACTCCAATTTGTGTGCATATTTTTCTAAACATAACATTAAGTAGAATACTAAATTTACAGATATGGTTGTACTAGTCCTTATTAAAGTTTGGATTACTTTTAATTTGAACATAGTTTTTGAAATTGAGTCATCCGTTAATGATATTTGAGTTGTATGTTGATCATTTGTTGATTCATCAATTCTTAAAAGGCTTACTTTTGTAAGCATAATACTATGGGTACACTACTACCTTTACAAATATATGGAACTTTCTAAAGGTATTAACTTATTAAATTGTAGTGTTAtgtccgtgaacaaagttttgtacagaACACTATCAATTGGCTAACGGAACCAAAACAGAAGAAATACATTTCATTGCTTGATCAAGTTACAATGATTTCATTGTTCTTACTTGATTAGGCATTAAGCATttgctaaattaaaaaaaaaaacaacaaatcaaataaataaagtacttaATCTTTATTctgtaacatatatttttacacatttgtctgtaaaattttgaaaaaaagaaAAGTTCCTAATTTTATCCCATAGTTTTGTTGAAAA is a window from the Cydia amplana chromosome 6, ilCydAmpl1.1, whole genome shotgun sequence genome containing:
- the LOC134648807 gene encoding cyclic AMP response element-binding protein B isoform X2 — its product is MEGMVEENGTSGGAGGADPLASGAGAAAGPAPHVVAVTTMQAPAQVQSVIQANQQSVIQTASNIQSVQLPKGNVILVSKPSSVIHTTQGTLQTLQIKPEPNTLLNSQGQSCSDDSCSDDDSPKRKYREMLTRRPSYRKILNDLGGAEIADNRMGSRPGCENEVLSSPLSFAPVIPAGALQTDGGLHTLSVSGGAGGGAIVQYATTNQDGQFYVPEDQSRKRELRLLKNREAARECRRKKKEYIKCLENRVAVLENQNKALIEELKSLKELYCQQKTE
- the LOC134648806 gene encoding lanC-like protein 2 isoform X1; the encoded protein is MATKGTFENNFNDYSEGTAITVLNETQDAISSKLQTKLQKYTDAKVHFLTTELASDIFYDNTVYTGSAGLALYYLMSALNKKETYTENLRNALLYLNINNLKGRRISFLCGDAGPLALATVISYKLGRDTTDLPDYKTLGQRLVSLMYLLNDSPDELLYGKSGYLYALLFVNKYIDERTIIPPHYIEKVIIAILKSGKEYSQQVKSISPLLWQWHDKVYLGGAHGVAGILYILLQAQAHISANDMQTLIKPTLDWLVNQKLPSGNFPSSLKSASGDRLVQWCHGAPGFVPLLILAHQIFGDDKYMKTALQCGKVVWERGLSTKGYSICHGVSGNAYTFIQLYQATKEPIHLYRACCFTEWCCLERSGTELLPPERPASLFEGLVGRLCLARDLQNLPAAHFPAYTV
- the LOC134648806 gene encoding lanC-like protein 2 isoform X2 translates to MATKGTFENNFNDYSEGTAITVLNETQDAISSKLQTKLQKYTDAKVHFLTTELASDIFYDNTVYTGSAGLALYYLMSALNKKETYTENLRNALLYLNINNLKGRRISFLCGDAGPLALATVISYKLGRDTTDLPDYKTLGQRLVSLMYLLNDSPDELLYGKSGYLYALLFVNKYIDERTIIPPHYIEKAQAHISANDMQTLIKPTLDWLVNQKLPSGNFPSSLKSASGDRLVQWCHGAPGFVPLLILAHQIFGDDKYMKTALQCGKVVWERGLSTKGYSICHGVSGNAYTFIQLYQATKEPIHLYRACCFTEWCCLERSGTELLPPERPASLFEGLVGRLCLARDLQNLPAAHFPAYTV
- the LOC134648807 gene encoding cyclic AMP response element-binding protein B isoform X5, whose amino-acid sequence is MEGMVEENGTSGGAGGADPLASGAGAAAGPAPHVVAVTTMQAPAQVQSVIQANQQSVIQTASNIQSVQLPKGNVILVSKPSSVIHTTQGTLQTLQIKPEPNTLLNSQGQSCSDDSCSDDDSPKRKYREMLTRRPSYRKILNDLGGAEIAVIPAGALQTDGGLHTLSVSGGAGGGAIVQYATTNQDGQFYVPEDQSRKRELRLLKNREAARECRRKKKEYIKCLENRVAVLENQNKALIEELKSLKELYCQQKTE
- the LOC134648807 gene encoding cyclic AMP response element-binding protein B isoform X4, which encodes MEGMVEENGTSGGAGGADPLASGAGAAAGPAPHVVAVTTMQAPAQVQSVIQANQQSVIQTASNIQSVQLPKGNVILVSKPSSVIHTTQGTLQTLQIKPEPNTLLNSQGQSCSDDSCSDDDSPKRKYREMLTRRPSYRKILNDLGGAEIAVIPAGALQTDGGLHTLSVSGGAGGGAIVQYATTNQDGQFYVPGPILEDQSRKRELRLLKNREAARECRRKKKEYIKCLENRVAVLENQNKALIEELKSLKELYCQQKTE
- the LOC134648807 gene encoding cyclic AMP response element-binding protein B isoform X1, producing MEGMVEENGTSGGAGGADPLASGAGAAAGPAPHVVAVTTMQAPAQVQSVIQANQQSVIQTASNIQSVQLPKGNVILVSKPSSVIHTTQGTLQTLQIKPEPNTLLNSQGQSCSDDSCSDDDSPKRKYREMLTRRPSYRKILNDLGGAEIADNRMGSRPGCENEVLSSPLSFAPVIPAGALQTDGGLHTLSVSGGAGGGAIVQYATTNQDGQFYVPGPILEDQSRKRELRLLKNREAARECRRKKKEYIKCLENRVAVLENQNKALIEELKSLKELYCQQKTE
- the LOC134648807 gene encoding cyclic AMP response element-binding protein B isoform X3; amino-acid sequence: MEGMVEENGTSGGAGGADPLASGAGAAAGPAPHVVAVTTMQAPAQVQSVIQANQQSVIQTASNIQSVQLPKGNVILVSKPSSVIHTTQGTLQTLQIKPEPNTLLNSQGQSCSDDSCSDDDSPKRKYREMLTRRPSYRKILNDLGGAEIADNRMGSRPGCENEVLSSPLSFAPVIPAGALQTDGGLHTLSVSGGAGGGAIVQYATTNQDGQFYVPDQSRKRELRLLKNREAARECRRKKKEYIKCLENRVAVLENQNKALIEELKSLKELYCQQKTE